In Rutidosis leptorrhynchoides isolate AG116_Rl617_1_P2 chromosome 2, CSIRO_AGI_Rlap_v1, whole genome shotgun sequence, one genomic interval encodes:
- the LOC139887644 gene encoding toll/interleukin-1 receptor-like protein — protein MWKPPVEPPAVVTSSRTLLPVRTVGSVVAEKVAIKSDYTDLSSSMASSSSSQIMASTSEIVNSYDVFLSFRGEDTRHSFADHLYDALTRAGILTFRDNEEIKRGEEISREIKRAIKGSRASIVVLSENYGTSTWCLDELLLILEQRRECNHFVLPVFYHVDPSEVRKQAVEVKSGSRWTVENVKLWKTGLMELADLAGMVLNGYDDTLSLFYNLN, from the exons ATGTGGAAACCTCCGGTGGAGCCTCCGGCGGTGGTTACGAGCAGCAGGACGCTGCTGCCAGTCCGTACCGTTGGTTCCGTCGTTGCCGAAAAAGTTGCCATTAAAAGTGATTATACAG ATCTATCTTCTTCAATGGCATCCAGTTCTTCCTCTCAAATTATGGCTTCAACTAGTGAAATTGTTAACAGTTATGACGTGTTTCTAAGCTTTAGAGGCGAAGACACTCGTCATTCTTTCGCAGATCATCTTTACGATGCATTAACACGAGCAGGAATTCTTACTTTCAGAGACAACGAAGAGATCAAAAGAGGTGAAGAAATAAGCCGCGAAATCAAACGAGCAATAAAAGGATCAAGGGCGTCAATAGTTGTATTATCAGAGAATTATGGAACTTCCACTTGGTGTCTTGATGAGCTTCTGCTGATCTTGGAACAAAGAAGAGAGTGTAATCATTTTGTTTTACCGGTTTTTTATCATGTGGATCCATCTGAGGTTAGAAAGCAAGCAGTAGAAGTTAAAAGTGGTTCAAGGTGGACTGTTGAGAATGTGAAGTTGTGGAAAACAGGTCTTATGGAGCTTGCTGATTTGGCTGGCATGGTTCTTAATGGGTATGATGATACTTTGTCTCTTTTTTATAATCTAAATTAG